The window CGGTCGCGTTTCACATGGCGGGTCATGAGCGTTTGACATCTCTTGGTAAATCGGTCCAAGAACGATCGCAGCGGAGCTATCCTGAAACGGGGTTGAAGTCCGCTCAACAAACCGACGGAGGCGACTTGGATGAGTTGCCCAGCTTGGCATGCTGGGGTCCTGCGGTGGCCGCCTATGTGCTCACCGATCCCTCTGAGCTTTTCACCAATGACATGTTGTACGGGGAAGAAATCCAGGCTGCCCAAAAAGCGTCCAGCTCAACGGGATGGATTGACTGGAGCAGCAGTGACGGGGGCAGCAGTTTCGACTTCAGCGGTGGTGGGGGCGATGCGGGCTGTGGAGGCGGATGCGGAGGCTGTGGTGGATGCGGAGGGTGAGAAGGCCTCCACCACTTGCCGCGTGACCAGGCTGCTATCTTGGGAGGAACGCTTGCGGGAATCCAAACGGCTCTCGCAGACTCGTTCGTCCCATGCACCAGGCCACCTCATGAACCCCGGCACCATCGAGGAACCATCGACTCATCCTTCTTTGCTCGAACGGGCCCGGTACGGCGACGACGAGGGCTGGCAGATGTTGGTCCAGGTCTACGGTCCGATCGTCTACCGATGGATCCGCCGATGCGGCGCTCAGTCGGCCGACGCCGCCGACGTGATGCAAGAAACGTTCCTCGCCGTCGCCAAGGCTCTCCCGCGGTTCAACCTGGACCAAACGGGCGCCACTTTTCGCGGATGGTTGTGGACCATCGCTCGCAACAAACTTCGCGATCGCCAACGTGCCGACCAACGTTCTCCGATCGTGCTTGATGGCGAAACGCTGCAGTGGGCGGAACGAGAAAGCTCGGATCCGCCCAGCGAACTGGCCGACGACGTGCAGTCGATTCAGAACCGCATGCTGCAAGTTCTGAGGCAATCAACTGATCCCAAGACCTGGCAGATGTTCTGGCGGACCGCCGTCGAAGGCTGTGATCCAGCGACGGTGGCAGCCGACCTGAACGTCAGCCGGTGGACGGTCTACAAGGCTCGCGCTCGGGTGCTGCAACGACTGCGAAAAGAATTGGAAGATTTTCATCGCTGAGGTGTCCAATCGCCGCCCATCCAAGCGTTGCGTGGTCAACCAATCGATCCCTCGCACCGAAAGCCCGTCATGATTGCCACTAGCACCGATTGTCTGAGCGTCGAAGAATTGAACCGTTTGCTCGACGGCCAACTGTCCTCCGACGAGTTCGATTCCGCATCCAAGCACGTCGATGAGTGCGAACAATGCCAGTCACGCATCCCAGACAAATGGGACGCGTTGTCTTCGGTTGCAAAAGCCGGTACGGAGGAAGACTCCGTCCTAG of the Rhodopirellula baltica SH 1 genome contains:
- a CDS encoding RNA polymerase sigma factor; protein product: MNPGTIEEPSTHPSLLERARYGDDEGWQMLVQVYGPIVYRWIRRCGAQSADAADVMQETFLAVAKALPRFNLDQTGATFRGWLWTIARNKLRDRQRADQRSPIVLDGETLQWAERESSDPPSELADDVQSIQNRMLQVLRQSTDPKTWQMFWRTAVEGCDPATVAADLNVSRWTVYKARARVLQRLRKELEDFHR